One Nocardia iowensis DNA window includes the following coding sequences:
- a CDS encoding phosphatidylinositol mannoside acyltransferase has protein sequence MSIGERFSDAGYAAGWRLVRALPESTARRLFDWGADRAARKANRAFRAGGAPNQLRRNLARVIGGKPADVPDELIQASIRSYARYWREAFRLPAMDHAALGKLPVAGTAHLEAGLAAGRGVILVLPHSGNWDMAGVWLVQNHGTFATVNERLKPESLFERFVAYRESLGFEVFPLTGGEQPPFVQLANRLRENKVICLLGERDLTGRGIPVTFFGERTWLPAGAAKLAIETGAALLPVHTWFTADGAEAWGMKVEAPVDVSGGIAAATQILADRFAANIAEHPADWHMLQPMWESDLSEARRGRIAAAQFGAEHSGPNATASPEGAP, from the coding sequence ATGAGTATCGGGGAGCGGTTCAGCGATGCCGGATACGCGGCGGGCTGGCGGCTGGTGCGGGCACTGCCCGAGTCGACGGCGCGGCGGTTGTTCGACTGGGGCGCCGACCGCGCCGCGCGCAAGGCGAATCGCGCCTTCCGCGCCGGTGGCGCACCGAATCAGTTGCGGCGCAATCTCGCCAGGGTGATCGGCGGGAAACCCGCGGACGTGCCGGACGAGTTGATCCAGGCGAGCATTCGCTCCTACGCCAGGTATTGGCGCGAGGCGTTCCGGCTGCCCGCCATGGATCATGCGGCGCTGGGCAAACTTCCGGTGGCCGGGACCGCGCATCTAGAAGCGGGGCTGGCCGCGGGGCGCGGCGTGATCCTCGTGCTGCCGCATTCCGGGAACTGGGACATGGCGGGCGTGTGGCTGGTGCAGAACCACGGCACCTTCGCGACCGTCAACGAACGGTTGAAGCCGGAGTCGCTGTTCGAGCGCTTCGTCGCCTACCGGGAAAGCCTCGGCTTCGAGGTGTTCCCGCTGACGGGTGGCGAGCAGCCGCCGTTCGTCCAGCTCGCGAACCGGTTGCGCGAGAACAAGGTGATCTGCCTGCTGGGGGAGCGCGATCTGACCGGCCGCGGCATCCCGGTCACCTTCTTCGGTGAGCGCACCTGGCTGCCCGCGGGCGCCGCCAAGCTGGCCATCGAGACCGGTGCCGCACTGCTGCCGGTGCACACCTGGTTCACCGCCGACGGCGCCGAGGCGTGGGGTATGAAAGTCGAAGCACCGGTGGATGTTTCGGGGGGTATCGCAGCGGCGACGCAGATCTTGGCCGATCGGTTCGCGGCGAACATCGCCGAGCACCCCGCCGATTGGCACATGCTGCAACCGATGTGGGAGAGCGACCTGTCCGAGGCGCGGCGCGGTCGCATCGCGGCGGCGCAATTCGGCGCCGAGCACAGCGGTCCGAACGCGACGGCAAGCCCGGAAGGCGCTCCATGA
- the pgsA gene encoding phosphatidylinositol phosphate synthase encodes MLSFFGRDTFAKATAPLGKALVSTGLTPDAVTIIGTTASIAAAVTLFPTGHLFWGTMVIWLFVMFDMLDGAMARARGGGTKYGAVLDATCDRVADGAIFAGLAWWAVYHENHKPLFAATLVVLVTSQVISYAKARAEASGLSADGGIIERPDRLIIVLVGAGLTGIAGYWGIDWLGYAVHVAMWILAVLSIVTVFQRVLAVRNSPGARDVITPAHPENPSAGTANATELPT; translated from the coding sequence GTGCTGAGCTTCTTCGGCCGCGATACGTTTGCCAAAGCGACTGCGCCGCTGGGCAAAGCGCTGGTGAGCACCGGGCTCACCCCGGATGCGGTGACCATCATCGGCACCACCGCGTCGATCGCCGCCGCGGTCACCCTGTTCCCGACCGGACACCTGTTCTGGGGGACCATGGTGATCTGGTTGTTCGTCATGTTCGACATGCTCGACGGCGCCATGGCCAGGGCGCGCGGCGGCGGCACGAAATACGGTGCGGTGCTCGACGCCACCTGCGACCGGGTGGCCGACGGCGCCATCTTCGCGGGCCTGGCCTGGTGGGCGGTGTATCACGAGAACCACAAGCCGCTGTTCGCGGCGACCCTGGTGGTGCTGGTGACCTCGCAGGTGATCTCGTACGCCAAGGCGCGCGCCGAGGCCAGCGGACTGTCCGCCGACGGCGGGATCATCGAGCGGCCCGACCGCCTCATCATCGTGCTGGTCGGGGCCGGGCTGACCGGCATCGCCGGATACTGGGGCATCGACTGGCTCGGGTACGCGGTGCATGTGGCGATGTGGATCCTGGCGGTGCTCAGCATCGTCACGGTGTTCCAGCGGGTGCTCGCGGTGCGCAACTCGCCGGGCGCGCGCGACGTGATCACGCCCGCGCATCCCGAAAACCCCTCGGCGGGAACGGCGAACGCGACGGAGCTGCCAACGTGA
- the pdxT gene encoding pyridoxal 5'-phosphate synthase glutaminase subunit PdxT — translation MNAFPVAAPAAADLAPARPSIGVLALQGDVREHIAALEHCGAEPVLVRRAAELAAVDALVLPGGESTAISKLLEAFELLEPLRARLRDGMPAFGSCAGMILLADEVLDTRPDAKHLSGIDMTVRRNAFGRQVDSFEVDLDFTGLDDGPMRAVFIRAPWVERVGDGVEVLATVPDGPFAGRIVAVRQGKVVATSFHPEVTGDLRVHRMFVDLVRDA, via the coding sequence GTGAACGCTTTCCCGGTCGCCGCACCCGCCGCCGCCGACCTCGCTCCGGCCCGGCCGAGCATCGGTGTGCTGGCGCTGCAGGGCGACGTGCGCGAGCACATCGCGGCCCTCGAGCACTGCGGCGCCGAACCGGTGCTGGTGCGCCGCGCGGCCGAACTCGCCGCAGTGGACGCACTGGTGCTGCCCGGGGGCGAATCCACCGCCATCAGCAAGCTGCTCGAAGCCTTCGAACTGCTCGAACCGCTGCGCGCGCGACTGCGAGATGGCATGCCCGCCTTCGGTTCCTGCGCGGGCATGATCCTGCTCGCCGACGAGGTGCTCGACACCCGCCCGGATGCGAAGCACCTGTCCGGCATCGATATGACAGTGCGGCGCAACGCCTTCGGCCGCCAGGTCGACTCCTTCGAGGTCGACCTGGACTTCACCGGACTCGACGACGGCCCGATGCGCGCGGTGTTCATTCGGGCGCCGTGGGTGGAGCGCGTCGGCGACGGCGTCGAGGTGCTCGCGACGGTGCCCGACGGACCGTTCGCGGGTCGCATTGTGGCAGTGCGGCAAGGGAAGGTCGTCGCGACCTCGTTCCATCCGGAGGTCACCGGCGATCTGCGCGTGCACCGGATGTTCGTGGACCTGGTCCGGGACGCGTAG
- the pdxS gene encoding pyridoxal 5'-phosphate synthase lyase subunit PdxS: MTTPDTTQTIGTARVKRGMAEMLKGGVIMDVVTPDQAKIAEDAGAVAVMALERVPADIRAQGGVSRMSDPDMIDGIIAAVSIPVMAKARIGHFVEAQILQSLGVDYIDESEVLTPADYANHIEKWNFTVPFVCGATNLGEALRRITEGAAMIRSKGEAGTGDVSNATTHMRKIRQEIRRLSSLPADELFVAAKELQAPYELVREVAETGKLPVVLFTAGGIATPADAAMMMQLGAEGVFVGSGIFKSGNPAERAAAIVKATTFHDDPDVLAKVSRGLGEAMVGINVEELPVDHRLAERGW, encoded by the coding sequence GTGACGACGCCCGACACCACCCAGACCATCGGCACCGCCCGCGTGAAGCGCGGCATGGCCGAGATGCTCAAGGGCGGGGTGATCATGGATGTCGTCACCCCCGACCAGGCCAAGATCGCCGAAGACGCCGGTGCGGTCGCGGTGATGGCGCTGGAACGGGTGCCCGCCGACATCCGTGCCCAGGGCGGCGTGTCCCGGATGAGTGACCCCGACATGATCGACGGCATCATCGCCGCCGTCTCCATCCCGGTCATGGCGAAGGCGCGGATCGGCCACTTCGTGGAGGCGCAGATCCTGCAGAGCCTCGGCGTCGACTACATCGACGAGTCCGAGGTGCTGACCCCCGCCGACTACGCCAACCACATCGAGAAGTGGAACTTCACCGTGCCGTTCGTGTGTGGCGCCACCAACCTCGGTGAGGCGCTGCGCCGAATCACCGAGGGCGCGGCCATGATTCGCTCGAAGGGCGAGGCAGGCACCGGCGACGTCTCCAACGCCACCACGCACATGCGCAAGATCCGCCAGGAGATCCGCAGGCTCTCCTCGCTGCCCGCCGACGAGCTGTTCGTCGCCGCCAAGGAGCTGCAGGCACCTTACGAACTGGTCCGCGAGGTCGCCGAGACCGGCAAGCTGCCCGTCGTGCTGTTCACCGCGGGCGGCATCGCCACCCCCGCCGACGCCGCGATGATGATGCAGCTCGGCGCCGAAGGCGTGTTCGTCGGCTCCGGCATCTTCAAGTCCGGCAACCCGGCCGAGCGCGCCGCCGCCATCGTCAAGGCCACCACCTTCCACGACGACCCGGACGTGCTGGCCAAGGTGTCGCGTGGGCTCGGCGAGGCCATGGTCGGCATCAACGTCGAGGAGCTGCCGGTCGACCACCGGCTGGCCGAACGCGGCTGGTGA
- a CDS encoding NUDIX hydrolase, translated as MTFSATTVLVLALIAAIIVAIGIWAYSTANRLDRLHVRSDQSWQALDAALARRAVVARSVAMAIAGPVSDSERAEQAKQLSLLADRAERVGRADRETVENQLSAALSSVDIAQLRPQMVAELADAEARVLIARRFHNDAVRDTLALRTRRSVRILHLGGTAPLPTYFEITERATPAASTGLSVDTIRTTARIVLFDEQDRTLLMRGNDPKTPDVSFWFTVGGGVEPGESLRDAAVRELYEETGYKADPESLRGPLWRRVAVFPFDGDLIRSEELFFALRVRNYEPQAANLSVIERRSITGHKWCTVEDIVHLDRSGETVYPYNLDQLLPEAAAVASGVAHPEVRSIR; from the coding sequence ATCACCTTCTCCGCGACAACGGTTCTCGTTCTCGCGCTGATCGCCGCGATCATCGTCGCGATCGGCATCTGGGCCTACTCGACCGCGAACCGGCTGGACCGGTTGCACGTGCGTTCCGACCAGTCCTGGCAGGCACTCGATGCGGCGCTGGCCCGCCGGGCGGTGGTCGCCAGATCGGTGGCGATGGCGATCGCGGGACCGGTGTCCGACTCGGAACGGGCCGAGCAGGCCAAACAGCTGTCGCTACTGGCCGATCGGGCCGAACGGGTCGGACGGGCCGATCGCGAAACCGTGGAAAATCAACTCTCCGCGGCCCTTTCGTCGGTCGACATCGCCCAGTTGCGGCCGCAGATGGTCGCCGAGTTGGCCGATGCGGAAGCCCGGGTGCTGATCGCGCGCCGCTTCCACAACGACGCCGTCCGGGACACTCTCGCGCTGCGCACCCGTCGGTCGGTGCGCATCCTGCACCTCGGCGGCACCGCCCCGCTGCCCACCTACTTTGAGATCACCGAGCGCGCCACCCCGGCCGCGTCCACCGGGCTCTCCGTCGACACCATCCGTACCACCGCGCGCATCGTGCTGTTCGACGAGCAGGACCGCACCCTCCTGATGCGCGGCAACGACCCCAAAACTCCCGACGTCTCCTTCTGGTTCACCGTCGGTGGCGGTGTGGAACCGGGCGAATCACTGCGTGACGCGGCCGTCCGCGAGCTCTACGAGGAGACCGGCTACAAAGCCGATCCCGAAAGCCTGCGCGGCCCGCTCTGGCGCCGGGTCGCGGTCTTCCCCTTCGACGGCGACCTGATCCGCTCCGAAGAGCTCTTCTTCGCCCTCCGCGTGCGCAACTACGAACCACAGGCGGCGAACCTGAGCGTCATCGAACGCCGCTCGATCACCGGCCACAAATGGTGCACCGTGGAAGACATAGTCCACCTGGACCGTTCCGGTGAAACCGTCTACCCCTACAACCTGGACCAACTACTGCCCGAAGCCGCTGCCGTCGCTTCCGGCGTGGCCCATCCGGAGGTCCGTTCGATCCGCTGA
- a CDS encoding APC family permease — protein MASVSYGPEAIVLVLAAAGGAGLGLTLPVTLAIAALLAVLVASYRQVIAAFPNGGGAYAVAKAHLGHRTSLAAAASLIIDYVLNVAVSIAAGVAALTSAFPALLPYTLWLCVAILVGITALNLLGITESARAFMVPTIVFVVGILTVVVAGLVRSEPASVSEGTATVLDMHTVGVLLLLKAFSSGCAALTGVEAIANAVPSFEAPKVVRAQRAEVALGALLGVMLIGLAVLIEKFEVHPIDGTTVLSQLTEAALGHGIGYYVVQFATVILLALAANTSYGGLPTLTKILADDNCLPHRFAVSSPRQVYRYGVLTLAITAGVLLIGADGNMNALVPLFAIGVFVGFTIAQVGMVRHWLLVRTAGWRWRMALNGFGALLTFVAAIVTTTMKFTAGAWLIVLILPALVVGMERIRGAYTRIGACRRSDEVPPPPRPRDAVIVVPVSEVSDLSCEALSAALSIGKDVVAVHVCLPGESVKAFTKAWEAWHPEVRLVLLEDSDATVGGPVARYVRENFEGRRKVVVIAEVDPPVGWNRVLPSHRSDELERVLRRMTDTVVCHLRVQVG, from the coding sequence ATGGCGTCGGTTTCCTACGGTCCCGAGGCCATTGTGCTGGTGCTGGCGGCCGCGGGCGGTGCTGGACTCGGTCTGACGTTGCCGGTGACGTTGGCGATCGCGGCATTGCTCGCGGTGCTCGTCGCGTCGTATCGGCAGGTGATCGCGGCGTTCCCGAACGGTGGCGGGGCGTACGCGGTGGCCAAGGCACACCTGGGGCACCGCACCAGTTTGGCCGCCGCGGCCTCGCTGATCATCGACTACGTGCTGAATGTGGCGGTGTCGATCGCCGCCGGTGTCGCCGCGCTCACCTCCGCGTTTCCCGCGCTGCTGCCGTACACGCTGTGGCTGTGCGTTGCCATTCTGGTCGGCATCACGGCACTGAATCTGCTTGGCATCACCGAGAGTGCGCGGGCGTTCATGGTGCCGACCATTGTTTTCGTCGTTGGCATCCTGACCGTGGTCGTCGCGGGGCTGGTGCGCAGCGAGCCCGCAAGTGTCAGCGAAGGTACAGCGACTGTGCTGGATATGCACACGGTCGGAGTTCTGTTGCTGCTCAAGGCCTTCTCCAGTGGTTGTGCCGCGCTGACCGGGGTGGAGGCGATCGCCAACGCGGTGCCGAGTTTCGAGGCGCCGAAAGTGGTTCGCGCGCAACGCGCCGAGGTCGCGCTCGGTGCCCTGCTCGGTGTCATGCTGATCGGGCTCGCGGTGTTGATCGAGAAGTTCGAGGTGCATCCGATCGACGGCACGACGGTGCTCTCGCAATTGACCGAGGCCGCGCTCGGTCACGGAATCGGTTACTACGTGGTGCAATTCGCGACCGTCATACTGCTGGCGCTGGCGGCCAATACCTCCTATGGCGGGCTGCCGACGCTCACCAAGATCCTCGCCGACGACAACTGCCTGCCGCACCGGTTCGCGGTGAGCTCGCCGCGCCAGGTGTATCGCTACGGTGTGCTGACCCTCGCCATCACGGCGGGCGTGCTGCTGATCGGCGCGGACGGAAATATGAACGCGCTGGTCCCACTGTTCGCGATCGGGGTGTTCGTCGGATTCACCATCGCGCAGGTCGGCATGGTGCGGCACTGGTTGCTGGTCAGGACGGCGGGCTGGCGCTGGCGGATGGCGCTCAACGGATTCGGTGCGCTGCTCACCTTCGTCGCCGCAATCGTCACCACCACAATGAAATTCACCGCCGGTGCCTGGTTGATCGTGTTGATCCTGCCCGCACTGGTGGTCGGCATGGAACGAATTCGCGGCGCCTACACCCGGATCGGCGCCTGCCGCCGGTCCGACGAGGTGCCGCCGCCACCGCGGCCGCGCGACGCCGTCATCGTGGTGCCGGTCTCCGAGGTCTCCGACTTGAGCTGCGAGGCACTGTCCGCGGCGCTGTCGATCGGCAAAGACGTTGTGGCGGTGCATGTATGCCTGCCCGGCGAGTCGGTCAAAGCATTCACCAAGGCATGGGAAGCTTGGCACCCCGAAGTGCGCCTCGTGCTGCTGGAAGACAGCGACGCGACGGTCGGCGGCCCGGTGGCCCGCTACGTGCGGGAGAACTTCGAAGGCCGCCGCAAGGTGGTCGTCATCGCCGAGGTCGACCCGCCGGTCGGCTGGAACCGCGTACTGCCCAGCCACCGCAGCGACGAACTCGAACGCGTGCTGCGCCGAATGACCGACACAGTGGTCTGCCACCTGCGCGTCCAGGTGGGTTGA
- a CDS encoding acyl-CoA thioesterase, giving the protein MATIEEALEIERLERDIFRGASTKTQLPRTFGGQVAGQALVAAVRTVEPRYQVHSLHGYFLRPGNPDQPTVYLVERIRDGRSFCTRRVTGVQDGAAIFTMSASFHIGDQGPEHQDVMPEVQPPDELPDASTTMSPERLWAMREWEHWDIRTVPQDQVARRDGVVSQQQVWFRYRHPLPDDPLFHVCTLAYMSDMTLLGSSKVTHPDEQTQNASLDHAMWFLRPFRADDWLLYDQSSPSAGFGRALTGGKIFNREGQLVAAVVQEGLIRTLRD; this is encoded by the coding sequence ATGGCGACAATCGAAGAGGCGCTGGAGATAGAGCGGCTCGAGCGTGACATCTTCCGTGGGGCGTCTACGAAGACTCAGCTTCCGCGCACGTTCGGCGGACAGGTTGCCGGCCAGGCGCTGGTGGCGGCGGTGCGCACCGTCGAACCGCGGTACCAGGTGCATTCGCTGCACGGGTATTTCCTGCGGCCGGGCAATCCCGATCAGCCGACGGTGTATCTGGTGGAGCGGATCAGGGACGGCCGGTCGTTCTGTACCCGGCGGGTTACCGGTGTGCAGGATGGTGCCGCGATCTTCACGATGTCGGCTTCGTTCCACATCGGCGATCAGGGACCGGAGCATCAGGACGTGATGCCCGAGGTGCAGCCGCCGGACGAGCTCCCGGACGCGAGCACCACGATGAGCCCGGAGCGGCTGTGGGCGATGCGGGAGTGGGAGCACTGGGACATCCGTACGGTGCCGCAAGATCAGGTCGCCCGCCGCGACGGCGTGGTCTCCCAGCAGCAGGTGTGGTTCCGCTACCGGCATCCACTGCCCGACGACCCGCTGTTCCACGTCTGCACCCTGGCCTACATGAGCGACATGACGCTGCTCGGCTCGTCGAAGGTGACCCACCCGGACGAACAGACCCAGAACGCCTCGCTCGACCACGCCATGTGGTTCCTGCGTCCCTTCCGCGCCGACGACTGGCTGCTCTACGACCAGTCCTCGCCATCCGCGGGCTTCGGCCGCGCCCTCACCGGCGGCAAGATCTTCAACCGCGAAGGCCAACTCGTCGCCGCGGTAGTCCAGGAAGGCCTCATCCGCACCCTCCGCGACTGA
- a CDS encoding HIT family protein, with translation MSERMAPDGLTELDDQGSIVDKGAGEPDRLQRLWTPYRMSYIAEAAATDPASTGHPFTDIPKMSDEDGLVIARGKLVYAVLNLYPYNPGHLMVVPYRKVANLEDLTEDEGAELMAFTQQAIRVMKRVSRPHGFNVGLNLGGVAGGSLADHLHQHIVPRWGGDANFITVVGGAKVMPQLLRETRALLSAAWKEVD, from the coding sequence ATGAGTGAGCGGATGGCGCCCGACGGACTCACCGAACTGGACGACCAGGGCAGCATCGTGGACAAGGGCGCGGGCGAACCGGATCGGCTGCAACGCTTGTGGACGCCGTACCGGATGTCCTACATCGCCGAGGCCGCGGCCACCGATCCCGCCTCGACCGGGCATCCGTTCACCGACATCCCGAAGATGTCCGACGAGGACGGCCTGGTCATCGCCCGCGGCAAGTTGGTGTACGCGGTGCTCAACCTGTACCCGTACAACCCCGGCCACCTGATGGTGGTGCCGTACCGCAAGGTGGCCAACCTGGAGGACCTCACCGAGGACGAGGGCGCCGAGCTGATGGCGTTCACCCAGCAGGCCATCCGGGTGATGAAGCGGGTCTCCCGGCCGCACGGCTTCAATGTCGGCCTGAATCTCGGTGGCGTGGCGGGTGGTTCGCTGGCCGACCACCTGCACCAGCACATCGTGCCGCGCTGGGGTGGCGACGCGAACTTCATCACCGTGGTCGGCGGGGCAAAGGTCATGCCGCAGCTGCTACGGGAGACGAGGGCGCTGCTGTCGGCAGCCTGGAAGGAAGTCGACTAG
- a CDS encoding SRPBCC family protein — protein sequence MTIRPTGRLDRTDGKRDLILTRSYRAPIEDVWASITESDRTARWMGAWAGEAGPGRNIKLQMAYEEGAPWCDAHIEVCEPPRRLAITTTDDYGTWHLEAVLTETGGTTELVFTHHLEPEANLSEVGPGWEYYLDALGAARTGADRPDFEDYYPSMKQYYENLPD from the coding sequence ATGACCATCCGACCCACCGGCCGCCTCGACCGCACCGACGGCAAGCGCGATCTGATCCTGACCAGAAGCTATCGCGCGCCGATCGAGGACGTGTGGGCGAGCATCACCGAATCCGACCGCACCGCACGCTGGATGGGCGCCTGGGCGGGCGAGGCGGGTCCGGGCCGAAACATCAAGTTGCAGATGGCCTATGAAGAGGGCGCGCCCTGGTGCGACGCGCATATCGAAGTCTGTGAACCACCGCGGCGGCTCGCGATCACCACCACCGACGACTACGGCACCTGGCACCTGGAGGCGGTGCTGACCGAAACCGGCGGCACCACCGAGCTCGTCTTCACCCACCATTTGGAGCCCGAGGCGAACCTCAGCGAGGTCGGACCCGGCTGGGAGTACTACCTGGACGCACTGGGGGCGGCCCGCACGGGGGCGGACCGCCCCGATTTCGAGGACTACTACCCCTCGATGAAGCAGTACTACGAAAACCTGCCGGACTAG
- a CDS encoding metalloregulator ArsR/SmtB family transcription factor: MDEVAGAIADPVRREILTLLRGTRRTAGEIAGQFEISRPAVSRHLRVLRESGLVHDELIGRQRYYVLDPAPLTELAEWIASFDTTTAWEHRLDALETEVYRTRREHRGTSADRNPKENTG, from the coding sequence GTGGACGAAGTGGCGGGCGCGATCGCCGATCCGGTACGGCGGGAGATTTTGACGTTGCTGCGCGGTACCCGCCGCACCGCGGGTGAGATCGCGGGGCAGTTCGAGATCAGTAGGCCCGCTGTCAGCAGGCACCTACGGGTGCTGCGCGAAAGCGGCCTGGTCCATGACGAACTCATCGGCAGGCAGCGGTACTACGTGCTCGATCCGGCACCGCTCACCGAACTGGCCGAATGGATCGCCAGCTTCGACACGACCACAGCGTGGGAGCACCGGCTCGACGCGCTGGAAACCGAGGTCTACCGGACGCGCCGCGAGCACCGCGGCACCTCGGCGGACCGGAACCCGAAGGAGAACACGGGATGA
- a CDS encoding YebC/PmpR family DNA-binding transcriptional regulator, whose translation MSGHSKWATTKHKKAGIDAKRGKLFAKLIKNIEVAARTGGSDPAGNPTLYDAIQKAKKSSVPNDNIERARKRGGGEEAGGADWQTIMYEGYGPNGVAVLIECLTDNRNRAAGEVRVAMTRNGGNMADPGSVSYLFHRKGVVTLEKNGLSEDDVLMAVLDAGAEEVNDLGDSFEIISEPSDLIPVRKALQAAGIDYDSAESGFQPSVSVEVDADGARKVIKLVDALEDSDDVQNVYTNVDISDEILAQLDD comes from the coding sequence ATGAGCGGCCACTCCAAATGGGCCACCACCAAGCACAAGAAGGCGGGGATCGACGCGAAGCGCGGCAAGCTCTTCGCCAAGTTGATCAAGAACATCGAGGTGGCGGCCCGCACGGGTGGCAGTGACCCCGCAGGCAACCCGACGCTCTACGACGCCATTCAGAAGGCGAAGAAGTCGTCGGTGCCCAACGACAACATCGAGCGCGCCCGCAAGCGCGGTGGTGGTGAAGAGGCCGGCGGCGCCGACTGGCAGACCATCATGTACGAGGGCTACGGCCCCAATGGTGTCGCGGTGCTGATCGAATGTCTCACCGACAACCGCAACCGCGCCGCGGGCGAGGTGCGGGTCGCGATGACCCGCAACGGCGGCAACATGGCCGACCCCGGCTCGGTGTCCTACCTGTTCCACCGCAAGGGCGTTGTGACGCTGGAGAAGAACGGCCTGTCCGAGGACGACGTCCTGATGGCCGTGCTCGACGCGGGCGCCGAGGAGGTCAACGACCTCGGTGATTCCTTCGAGATCATCAGCGAGCCCAGCGACCTGATCCCGGTGCGTAAAGCACTGCAGGCCGCCGGAATCGACTACGACTCCGCCGAATCCGGCTTCCAGCCGTCGGTCTCGGTCGAGGTCGATGCCGACGGTGCCCGCAAGGTGATCAAGCTGGTCGACGCGCTCGAGGACAGTGACGACGTGCAGAACGTCTACACCAACGTCGACATCTCCGACGAGATCCTGGCCCAGCTGGACGACTAG
- a CDS encoding glycosyltransferase family 4 protein — protein MKIGMVCPYSFDVPGGVQAHVVELARVFIERGHRVSVLAPAAEDTPLPDFVVSAGRAVAIPYNGSVARLSFGPMAYTRIRRWIDGNDFDVLHIHEPNAPSLSMLALKIAEGPIVATFHTSTTKSLVLSTFQGVLRPYHEKISGRIAVSELARRWQVEALGSDAVEIPNGVDVPAFARAPMLPGYPRAGRTVLFLGRYDEPRKGMDVLLGALPELVRKHRDLEILIVGRGDEDRLRREAGPLAGHLRFLGQVSDAEKASAMRSADVYVAPNLGGESFGIILIEAMAAGTAVVASELDAFRRVLRDGTAGVLVPVGDSAALAKAIDGVLTDDVRRETLVHTATQVVGEYDWPVVAEQILRVYETVTIGDTRVRAAG, from the coding sequence ATGAAGATCGGCATGGTCTGTCCCTATTCGTTCGATGTCCCCGGCGGTGTGCAGGCGCACGTGGTCGAACTGGCGCGGGTATTCATCGAACGCGGGCACCGGGTGAGCGTGCTCGCGCCCGCCGCGGAGGACACCCCGCTGCCCGATTTCGTGGTGTCGGCCGGTCGCGCCGTCGCGATTCCGTACAACGGATCAGTAGCGCGATTGTCCTTCGGTCCCATGGCCTACACCAGGATTCGCCGGTGGATCGACGGCAACGATTTCGATGTGCTGCACATCCACGAACCCAACGCACCCAGCCTGTCGATGCTCGCGCTGAAGATCGCCGAGGGTCCGATCGTCGCGACCTTCCACACCTCGACCACGAAATCGTTGGTGCTCAGCACCTTTCAGGGTGTGCTGCGGCCGTACCACGAGAAGATCAGCGGCCGGATCGCCGTCTCGGAGCTGGCGCGCCGCTGGCAGGTGGAGGCGCTCGGCTCCGACGCGGTGGAGATCCCCAACGGTGTCGACGTGCCCGCCTTCGCCAGGGCGCCGATGCTGCCCGGCTATCCGCGGGCGGGCCGCACCGTGCTGTTCCTCGGCCGCTACGACGAGCCACGCAAGGGGATGGACGTGCTGCTCGGCGCGCTGCCCGAGCTGGTGCGCAAGCATCGTGACCTGGAGATCCTGATCGTCGGGCGCGGCGACGAGGATCGGCTGCGCCGCGAGGCGGGACCACTCGCCGGGCACCTGCGCTTCCTCGGGCAGGTGTCGGATGCGGAAAAGGCCTCGGCGATGCGCAGCGCGGACGTTTACGTCGCGCCCAATCTCGGTGGCGAGAGCTTCGGCATCATCCTGATCGAGGCGATGGCCGCCGGAACCGCCGTGGTGGCAAGCGAATTGGATGCCTTCCGCCGGGTGCTTCGCGACGGTACGGCGGGTGTACTTGTGCCGGTGGGCGATTCGGCGGCGCTCGCGAAGGCCATCGACGGCGTGCTCACCGATGACGTGCGCCGGGAAACGCTGGTGCACACGGCGACTCAGGTGGTCGGTGAGTACGACTGGCCGGTGGTGGCCGAACAGATCCTGCGGGTGTACGAGACGGTGACCATCGGCGACACCAGGGTGCGGGCCGCCGGATGA